Proteins from one Antennarius striatus isolate MH-2024 chromosome 12, ASM4005453v1, whole genome shotgun sequence genomic window:
- the clasp1a gene encoding CLIP-associating protein 1a isoform X3: protein MMEPSMESCLAQVLQKDMGRRLQGGPEVIDFILDKDKSPDLEQDQTALDRLVDGIASSWVNSSNFKVALLGLDLMSAVVTRLQERFRAHVGTVLPSLIDRLGDSKDQVRDQDQSLLLKIMEQSATPQYVWDRMLGGFKHKNNRTREGVCLCLIATLNTYGAQGLTLSKIVPHICNLLGDPTSQVRDGAMSCLVEIYRHVGERVRMDLSKKGLPQSRLNVIFSKFDEVQRSGNMMMSSSGSDKNFEDEDSVDGGRSSSSSSSKAPPGGRRTAVNSMRRPSSATSAKSTGKEAGAGAVDEEDFIKAFEDVPSVQIYSNRELEDQLTKVREVLSDDKHDWEHRVVALKKVRALMLAGATEYEGFPQQLRLLEAPLKLSAKDLRSQVVREACITLGHLSSMLGNKFDHGAESLMPTLLNLVPNSAKVMATSGMAAIRLILRHTHYPRLIPIITSNCTSKSVAVRRRCYEFLDLMLQEWHTNTLERHVAVLTETIRKGIHDADSEARSIARKCYWGFHGHYSREAEHLFQALESTYQKALQSHLKSSDSVVSLPQSDRSSSSSQESLNRPSSAKNVMGGSIARSKLASSRLQATPGSLQRSRSDVDVNAASSAKSRLSTGPASSPFSSAAALPPGSYASLGRVRTRRQSSGSVGGASPSLVDSRGRSRAKVVSQSQPGSRSSSPGKLLGYGRIPRATATPSSAAATTADKRSRIPRSQGCSRETSPSRLGLARSRIPRPSMSQGCSRDTSRESSRDTSPARGFAPLDRYGLIHQARISASVNAMRVLNTGTEVEAAVADALLLGDSRNKRKPLRRRYESPGMYSDDDANSDASSACSERSYGSRNGGIPHYLRQTEDVAEILNHCASSNWSERKEGLLGLQNLLKSQRILSRVELKRLCEIFTRMFADPHSKVFSMFLETLVDFITVHREDLQDWLFVLLTQLLKKMGADLLGSVQAKVQKALDITRESFPFDQQFNILMRFIVDQTQTPNLKVKVAILKYIESLARQMDPTDFVNSSETRLAVSRIITWTTEPKSSDVRKTLHSWVSEELAGRSSAAASLSAEGNQEERCKQAAQVVLISLFELNTPEFTMLLGALPKTFQDGATKLLHNHLKNSSNTSSGVASPSNTIGRTPQRHPPSRTSPLTSPTNCSHGGLSPSMMEYDTENMNSEEIYSSLRGVTEAIQSFSYRSQEDLNEPIKQEGKRDDAAGREGVASSPGSDARLGLDVMEGGGRTALDNKTSLLNTPSPRSFSGPRSREFAPYGYGESICAYDKSALKEAVFDDDVEQFRDCRRQESGENKMTLPKAFAPVGQDHSDLVADLLKELSNHNERSEERRGALVELLKITREDNLAVWDEHFKTVLLLLLETLGDKDHTIRALALRVLKEILRNQPARFKNYAELTIMKTLEAHKDSHKEVVRAAEEAASTLAGSIHSEQCIKVLCPIVQTADYPINLAAIKMQTKVIERIAKDALLQLLPDIIPGLLQGYDNTESSVRKASVFCLVAIYSVIGEDLKPHLAQLTGSKMKLLNLYIKRAQTTNSNSSSSSDVSSHS from the exons GTGGCGCTGCTGGGATTGGACCTCATGTCGGCCGTCGTGACTCGGCTCCAGGAGCGGTTCCGGGCCCACGTGGGCACAG TTCTGCCTAGCCTGATCGATCGATTGGGAGACTCCAAGGACCAAGTGAGAGACCAGGACCAATCACTGCTGCTGAAGATCATGGAGCAGTCTGCCACGCCGCAg TACGTGTGGGACCGGATGCTGGGGGGCTTCAAGCACAAGAACAACCGGACCAGAGAGGGGGTGTGCCTTTGCCTCATCGCCACCCTGAACAC GTACGGCGCTCAGGGCCTGACGCTCAGTAAAATCGTCCCCCACATCTGTAACCTCCTGGGCGACCCCACCAGCCAG gtgcGGGATGGGGCCATGAGCTGCTTGGTGGAGATCTACAGACACGTGGGGGAGAGGGTGAGGATGGATCTCAGCAAGAAGGGGCTCCCCCAATCACG GCTGAACGTGATCTTCAGTAAGTTCGATGAGGTCCAGCGGTCGGggaacatgatgatgtcatcgtccgGCTCAG ATAAGAACTTTGAGGATGAAGACTCGGTGGATGGGGGccggtcctcctcctcctcgtcctccaaAGCGCCCCCCGGTGGCAGGAGGACGGCGGTGAACTCCATGAGGAGACCCAGCTCGGCCACCTCTGCGAAGTCTACGG GGAAGGAAGCGGGGGCCGGCGCCGTGGACGAGGAGGACTTCATCAAGGCCTTTGAGGACGTGCCGTCAGTGCAG ATCTACTCCAACCGGGAGCTGGAGGACCAGCTGACGAAGGTCAGGGAGGTCCTGAGTGACGACAAGCACGACTGGGAGCACCGGGTGGTGGCG ctGAAGAAGGTGCGGGCCCTCATGCTGGCGGGGGCCACGGAGTACGAGGGTTTCCCCCAGCAGCTGCGCCTCCTGGAGGCGCCGCTCAAGCTGTCGGCCAAAGACCTGCGCTCCCAGGTGGTCCGGGAGGCCTGCATCACACTGGG ACACCTGTCCTCCATGCTGGGCAACAAGTTCGACCACGGTGCCGAGAGCCTCATGCCTACGCTACTCAACTTGGTGCCCAACAGCGCCAAGGTCATGGCCACGTCCGGGATGGCCGCCATCCGCCTCATCCTCCGG CACACCCACTACCCCCGCCTCATCCCCATCATCACCAGTAACTGCACCTCCAAGTCGGTGGCCGTCAGACG ACGCTGCTACGAGTTCCTGGACCTCATGTTACAGGAGTGGCACACGAACACACTGGAGag ACACGTGGCGGTCCTGACGGAGACCATCAGGAAGGGGATCCACGACGCCGACTCCGAGGCCCGATCCATCGCTAGGAA GTGCTACTGGGGCTTCCACGGCCACTACAGCCGGGAGGCGGAGCATCTGTTCCAGGCACTGGAGTCGACCTATCAGAAGGCACTGCAGTCGCACCTGAAGAGCTCTGACAGCGTGGTGTCCCTCCCCCAGTCGGatcgctcctcctcctcctcgcagGAGAGCCTGAA CCGCCCGTCGTCCGCCAAGAACGTGATGGGAGGGAGCATCGCCAGGA GTAAGCTGGCGAGCTCCCGCCTCCAGGCCACGCCCGGTTCGCTGCAGCGTTCCCGCAGCGACGTCGACGTCAACGCCGCCTCCAGCGCCAAGTCACGGCTCTCCACTGGTCCCGCCTCCTCGCCATTCAGCTCGGCGGCCGCCCTCCCCCCAGGATCCTACGCCTCGCTAG gGCGGGTTCGAACCCGGAGGCAGAGCTCAGGcagtgtgggcggggccagccCCTCCCTGGTGGACAGTCGTGGGCGGAGTCGTGCCAAAGTCGTCTCGCAGTCCCAgc ccggGAGTCGCTCCAGCTCTCCGGGGAAGCTGCTGGGCTACGGGCGGATCCCTCGGGCCACGGCGACGCCTTCCAGCGCGGCGGCGACGACGGCCGACAAACGCAGCCGGATCCCCCGGAGCCAAGGCTGCAGCCGCGAGACCAGCCCCAGCCGGCTGGGCCTGG CCAGGAGCCGCATCCCCCGCCCCAGCATGAGTCAGGGCTGCAGCCGCGACACCAGTCGCGAGAGCAGCCGCGACACCAGCCCCGCCCGGGGCTTTGCTCCTCTGG aCCGGTACGGTTTGATCCACCAGGCCAGGATCTCTGCGTCGGTCAACGCCATGAGGGTCCTGAACACCGGCACCGAGGTGGAGGCGGCGGTGGCCGATGCGCTG CTGTTAGGAGACTCCAGGAACAAG AGGAAGCCGCTGAGGCGGCGCTACGAGTCGCCGGGGATGTATTCGGACGACGACGCCAACAGCGACGCGTCCAGCGCCTGCTCCGAGCGCTCCTACGGTTCCAGGAACGGGGGGATCCCCCACTACCTGCGCCAGACAGAAGACGTGGCTGAGATCCTCAACCACTGTGCTAGCTCCAACTGGTCCGAGAGGAAGGAGGGCCTGCTGGGCCTCCAGAACCTCCTGAAGAGCCAGAGGATCCTCAG CCGCGTGGAGCTAAAGAGGCTGTGCGAGATCTTCACCCGAATGTTCGCCGACCCCCACAGCAAG gtgtTCAGCATGTTCCTGGAGACGCTGGTGGACTTCATCACGGTGCACCGGGAGGACCTGCAGGACTGGCTGTTCGTGCTCCTCACGCAGCTGCTGAAGAAGATGGGCGCCGACCTGCTGGGGTCGGTCCAGGCCAAAGTCCAGAAGGCGCTGGATATCACCAG aGAGTCGTTCCCGTTCGACCAGCAGTTCAACATCCTGATGAGGTTCATCGTGGATCAGACGCAGACGCCCAACCTGAAG GTGAAGGTGGCCATCCTGAAGTACATCGAGTCTCTGGCTCGGCAGATGGACCCGACCGACTTCGTCAACTCCAGCGAGACGCGTTTGGCCGTGTCTCGCATCATCACCTGGACCACCGAGCCCAAGAGCTCCGACGTCAGGAAG ACCCTCCATAGCTGGGTGAGCGAGGAGCTAGCTGGCAGGTCCAGCGCCGCCGCCTCGCTGTCCGCCGAGGGCAACCAGGAAGAAAGGTGTAAGCAG GCGGCGCAGGTggtgctgatctctctgttcgAGCTCAACACCCCCGAGTTCACCATGCTGCTGGGGGCGCTGCCCAAGACCTTCCAGGACGGCGCCACCAAGCTGCTGCACAACCACCTGAAGAACAGCAGCAACACCAGCAGCGGTGTG GCGTCCCCCAGCAACACCATCGGCCGGACGCCACAACgccacccccccagcaggacCAGCCCCCTCACCTCCCCCACAAACTGCTCCCATGGGGGGCTGTCCCCCAG CATGATGGAGTACGACACGGAGAACATGAACTCGGAGGAGATCTACAGCTCGCTGCGCGGCGTCACCGAGGCCATCCAGAGCTTCAGCTACCGCAGCCAGGAGGACCTGAACGAGCCAATCAAACAGGAGGGCAAGAGGGACGACGCA GCTGGAAGAGAAGGCGTGGCGTCCTCGCCCGGGTCCGATGCCCGTCTGGGGCTGGACGTGATGGAAGGAGGAGGGCGCACCGCCCTGGACAACAAAACGTCCCTGCTCAACACGCCATCGCCACGCTCCTTCTCCGGGCCGCGTAGCCGTGAGTTCGCGCCCTACGGCTACGGCGAAAGCATCTGTGCCTACGACAAGAGCGCCCTGAAGGAAGCGGTGTTCGACGACGATGTGGAGCAGTTCCGCGACT GCCGGCGTCAGGAAAGCGGTGAAAACAAGATGACGCTCCCCAAGGCATTTGCTCCCG ttgGTCAGGACCACTCGGACCTGGTGGCCGACCTGCTGAAGGAGCTGTCCAATCACAACGAGCGCTCGGAGGAGCGCCGGGGGGCgctggtggagctgctgaagaTCACGCGTGAGGACAACCTGGCCGTGTGGGACGAGCACTTCAAGAccgtcctgctgctgctgctggagacgCTGGGCGACAAGGAC CACACCATCCGAGCCCTGGCCCTGCGCGTCCTGAAGGAGATCCTGAGGAACCAACCGGCGCGCTTCAAGAACTACGCGGAGCTGACCATCATGAAGACACTGGAGGCCCACAAGGACTCCCACAAGGAG GTGGTGCGGGCAGCAGAGGAGGCGGCCTCCACACTGGCGGGGTCCATACACTCGGAGCAGTGCATCAAGGTGCTGTGCCCCATCGTGCAGACGGCAGACTACCCCATCAATCTGGCCGCCATCAAGATGCAGACCAAGGTCATCGAACGCATCGCCAAGGAcgcgctgctgcagctgctgcccgACATCATCCCCGGACTACTGCAG GGCTATGACAACACGGAGAGCAGCGTCCGGAAGGCCAGCGTCTTCTGTCTGGTCGCCATCTACTCTGTGATTGGAGAGGATCTCAAGCCTCACCTGGCACAGCTGACAGGCAGcaag atgaagctgctgaatCTCTACATCAAACGCGCTCAGACGaccaacagcaacagcagcagttcATCCGATGTCTCGTCCCACAGCTAA
- the clasp1a gene encoding CLIP-associating protein 1a isoform X15 — MMEPSMESCLAQVLQKDMGRRLQGGPEVIDFILDKDKSPDLEQDQTALDRLVDGIASSWVNSSNFKVALLGLDLMSAVVTRLQERFRAHVGTVLPSLIDRLGDSKDQVRDQDQSLLLKIMEQSATPQYVWDRMLGGFKHKNNRTREGVCLCLIATLNTYGAQGLTLSKIVPHICNLLGDPTSQVRDGAMSCLVEIYRHVGERVRMDLSKKGLPQSRLNVIFSKFDEVQRSGNMMMSSSGSDKNFEDEDSVDGGRSSSSSSSKAPPGGRRTAVNSMRRPSSATSAKSTGKEAGAGAVDEEDFIKAFEDVPSVQIYSNRELEDQLTKVREVLSDDKHDWEHRVVALKKVRALMLAGATEYEGFPQQLRLLEAPLKLSAKDLRSQVVREACITLGHLSSMLGNKFDHGAESLMPTLLNLVPNSAKVMATSGMAAIRLILRHTHYPRLIPIITSNCTSKSVAVRRRCYEFLDLMLQEWHTNTLERHVAVLTETIRKGIHDADSEARSIARKCYWGFHGHYSREAEHLFQALESTYQKALQSHLKSSDSVVSLPQSDRSSSSSQESLNRPSSAKNVMGGSIARSKLASSRLQATPGSLQRSRSDVDVNAASSAKSRLSTGPASSPFSSAAALPPGSYASLGRVRTRRQSSGSVGGASPSLVDSRGRSRAKVVSQSQPGSRSSSPGKLLGYGRIPRATATPSSAAATTADKRSRIPRSQGCSRETSPSRLGLARSRIPRPSMSQGCSRDTSRESSRDTSPARGFAPLDRYGLIHQARISASVNAMRVLNTGTEVEAAVADALLLGDSRNKRKPLRRRYESPGMYSDDDANSDASSACSERSYGSRNGGIPHYLRQTEDVAEILNHCASSNWSERKEGLLGLQNLLKSQRILSRVELKRLCEIFTRMFADPHSKVFSMFLETLVDFITVHREDLQDWLFVLLTQLLKKMGADLLGSVQAKVQKALDITRESFPFDQQFNILMRFIVDQTQTPNLKVKVAILKYIESLARQMDPTDFVNSSETRLAVSRIITWTTEPKSSDVRKAAQVVLISLFELNTPEFTMLLGALPKTFQDGATKLLHNHLKNSSNTSSGVASPSNTIGRTPQRHPPSRTSPLTSPTNCSHGGLSPSMMEYDTENMNSEEIYSSLRGVTEAIQSFSYRSQEDLNEPIKQEGKRDDAAGREGVASSPGSDARLGLDVMEGGGRTALDNKTSLLNTPSPRSFSGPRSREFAPYGYGESICAYDKSALKEAVFDDDVEQFRDFGQDHSDLVADLLKELSNHNERSEERRGALVELLKITREDNLAVWDEHFKTVLLLLLETLGDKDHTIRALALRVLKEILRNQPARFKNYAELTIMKTLEAHKDSHKEVVRAAEEAASTLAGSIHSEQCIKVLCPIVQTADYPINLAAIKMQTKVIERIAKDALLQLLPDIIPGLLQGYDNTESSVRKASVFCLVAIYSVIGEDLKPHLAQLTGSKMKLLNLYIKRAQTTNSNSSSSSDVSSHS, encoded by the exons GTGGCGCTGCTGGGATTGGACCTCATGTCGGCCGTCGTGACTCGGCTCCAGGAGCGGTTCCGGGCCCACGTGGGCACAG TTCTGCCTAGCCTGATCGATCGATTGGGAGACTCCAAGGACCAAGTGAGAGACCAGGACCAATCACTGCTGCTGAAGATCATGGAGCAGTCTGCCACGCCGCAg TACGTGTGGGACCGGATGCTGGGGGGCTTCAAGCACAAGAACAACCGGACCAGAGAGGGGGTGTGCCTTTGCCTCATCGCCACCCTGAACAC GTACGGCGCTCAGGGCCTGACGCTCAGTAAAATCGTCCCCCACATCTGTAACCTCCTGGGCGACCCCACCAGCCAG gtgcGGGATGGGGCCATGAGCTGCTTGGTGGAGATCTACAGACACGTGGGGGAGAGGGTGAGGATGGATCTCAGCAAGAAGGGGCTCCCCCAATCACG GCTGAACGTGATCTTCAGTAAGTTCGATGAGGTCCAGCGGTCGGggaacatgatgatgtcatcgtccgGCTCAG ATAAGAACTTTGAGGATGAAGACTCGGTGGATGGGGGccggtcctcctcctcctcgtcctccaaAGCGCCCCCCGGTGGCAGGAGGACGGCGGTGAACTCCATGAGGAGACCCAGCTCGGCCACCTCTGCGAAGTCTACGG GGAAGGAAGCGGGGGCCGGCGCCGTGGACGAGGAGGACTTCATCAAGGCCTTTGAGGACGTGCCGTCAGTGCAG ATCTACTCCAACCGGGAGCTGGAGGACCAGCTGACGAAGGTCAGGGAGGTCCTGAGTGACGACAAGCACGACTGGGAGCACCGGGTGGTGGCG ctGAAGAAGGTGCGGGCCCTCATGCTGGCGGGGGCCACGGAGTACGAGGGTTTCCCCCAGCAGCTGCGCCTCCTGGAGGCGCCGCTCAAGCTGTCGGCCAAAGACCTGCGCTCCCAGGTGGTCCGGGAGGCCTGCATCACACTGGG ACACCTGTCCTCCATGCTGGGCAACAAGTTCGACCACGGTGCCGAGAGCCTCATGCCTACGCTACTCAACTTGGTGCCCAACAGCGCCAAGGTCATGGCCACGTCCGGGATGGCCGCCATCCGCCTCATCCTCCGG CACACCCACTACCCCCGCCTCATCCCCATCATCACCAGTAACTGCACCTCCAAGTCGGTGGCCGTCAGACG ACGCTGCTACGAGTTCCTGGACCTCATGTTACAGGAGTGGCACACGAACACACTGGAGag ACACGTGGCGGTCCTGACGGAGACCATCAGGAAGGGGATCCACGACGCCGACTCCGAGGCCCGATCCATCGCTAGGAA GTGCTACTGGGGCTTCCACGGCCACTACAGCCGGGAGGCGGAGCATCTGTTCCAGGCACTGGAGTCGACCTATCAGAAGGCACTGCAGTCGCACCTGAAGAGCTCTGACAGCGTGGTGTCCCTCCCCCAGTCGGatcgctcctcctcctcctcgcagGAGAGCCTGAA CCGCCCGTCGTCCGCCAAGAACGTGATGGGAGGGAGCATCGCCAGGA GTAAGCTGGCGAGCTCCCGCCTCCAGGCCACGCCCGGTTCGCTGCAGCGTTCCCGCAGCGACGTCGACGTCAACGCCGCCTCCAGCGCCAAGTCACGGCTCTCCACTGGTCCCGCCTCCTCGCCATTCAGCTCGGCGGCCGCCCTCCCCCCAGGATCCTACGCCTCGCTAG gGCGGGTTCGAACCCGGAGGCAGAGCTCAGGcagtgtgggcggggccagccCCTCCCTGGTGGACAGTCGTGGGCGGAGTCGTGCCAAAGTCGTCTCGCAGTCCCAgc ccggGAGTCGCTCCAGCTCTCCGGGGAAGCTGCTGGGCTACGGGCGGATCCCTCGGGCCACGGCGACGCCTTCCAGCGCGGCGGCGACGACGGCCGACAAACGCAGCCGGATCCCCCGGAGCCAAGGCTGCAGCCGCGAGACCAGCCCCAGCCGGCTGGGCCTGG CCAGGAGCCGCATCCCCCGCCCCAGCATGAGTCAGGGCTGCAGCCGCGACACCAGTCGCGAGAGCAGCCGCGACACCAGCCCCGCCCGGGGCTTTGCTCCTCTGG aCCGGTACGGTTTGATCCACCAGGCCAGGATCTCTGCGTCGGTCAACGCCATGAGGGTCCTGAACACCGGCACCGAGGTGGAGGCGGCGGTGGCCGATGCGCTG CTGTTAGGAGACTCCAGGAACAAG AGGAAGCCGCTGAGGCGGCGCTACGAGTCGCCGGGGATGTATTCGGACGACGACGCCAACAGCGACGCGTCCAGCGCCTGCTCCGAGCGCTCCTACGGTTCCAGGAACGGGGGGATCCCCCACTACCTGCGCCAGACAGAAGACGTGGCTGAGATCCTCAACCACTGTGCTAGCTCCAACTGGTCCGAGAGGAAGGAGGGCCTGCTGGGCCTCCAGAACCTCCTGAAGAGCCAGAGGATCCTCAG CCGCGTGGAGCTAAAGAGGCTGTGCGAGATCTTCACCCGAATGTTCGCCGACCCCCACAGCAAG gtgtTCAGCATGTTCCTGGAGACGCTGGTGGACTTCATCACGGTGCACCGGGAGGACCTGCAGGACTGGCTGTTCGTGCTCCTCACGCAGCTGCTGAAGAAGATGGGCGCCGACCTGCTGGGGTCGGTCCAGGCCAAAGTCCAGAAGGCGCTGGATATCACCAG aGAGTCGTTCCCGTTCGACCAGCAGTTCAACATCCTGATGAGGTTCATCGTGGATCAGACGCAGACGCCCAACCTGAAG GTGAAGGTGGCCATCCTGAAGTACATCGAGTCTCTGGCTCGGCAGATGGACCCGACCGACTTCGTCAACTCCAGCGAGACGCGTTTGGCCGTGTCTCGCATCATCACCTGGACCACCGAGCCCAAGAGCTCCGACGTCAGGAAG GCGGCGCAGGTggtgctgatctctctgttcgAGCTCAACACCCCCGAGTTCACCATGCTGCTGGGGGCGCTGCCCAAGACCTTCCAGGACGGCGCCACCAAGCTGCTGCACAACCACCTGAAGAACAGCAGCAACACCAGCAGCGGTGTG GCGTCCCCCAGCAACACCATCGGCCGGACGCCACAACgccacccccccagcaggacCAGCCCCCTCACCTCCCCCACAAACTGCTCCCATGGGGGGCTGTCCCCCAG CATGATGGAGTACGACACGGAGAACATGAACTCGGAGGAGATCTACAGCTCGCTGCGCGGCGTCACCGAGGCCATCCAGAGCTTCAGCTACCGCAGCCAGGAGGACCTGAACGAGCCAATCAAACAGGAGGGCAAGAGGGACGACGCA GCTGGAAGAGAAGGCGTGGCGTCCTCGCCCGGGTCCGATGCCCGTCTGGGGCTGGACGTGATGGAAGGAGGAGGGCGCACCGCCCTGGACAACAAAACGTCCCTGCTCAACACGCCATCGCCACGCTCCTTCTCCGGGCCGCGTAGCCGTGAGTTCGCGCCCTACGGCTACGGCGAAAGCATCTGTGCCTACGACAAGAGCGCCCTGAAGGAAGCGGTGTTCGACGACGATGTGGAGCAGTTCCGCGACT ttgGTCAGGACCACTCGGACCTGGTGGCCGACCTGCTGAAGGAGCTGTCCAATCACAACGAGCGCTCGGAGGAGCGCCGGGGGGCgctggtggagctgctgaagaTCACGCGTGAGGACAACCTGGCCGTGTGGGACGAGCACTTCAAGAccgtcctgctgctgctgctggagacgCTGGGCGACAAGGAC CACACCATCCGAGCCCTGGCCCTGCGCGTCCTGAAGGAGATCCTGAGGAACCAACCGGCGCGCTTCAAGAACTACGCGGAGCTGACCATCATGAAGACACTGGAGGCCCACAAGGACTCCCACAAGGAG GTGGTGCGGGCAGCAGAGGAGGCGGCCTCCACACTGGCGGGGTCCATACACTCGGAGCAGTGCATCAAGGTGCTGTGCCCCATCGTGCAGACGGCAGACTACCCCATCAATCTGGCCGCCATCAAGATGCAGACCAAGGTCATCGAACGCATCGCCAAGGAcgcgctgctgcagctgctgcccgACATCATCCCCGGACTACTGCAG GGCTATGACAACACGGAGAGCAGCGTCCGGAAGGCCAGCGTCTTCTGTCTGGTCGCCATCTACTCTGTGATTGGAGAGGATCTCAAGCCTCACCTGGCACAGCTGACAGGCAGcaag atgaagctgctgaatCTCTACATCAAACGCGCTCAGACGaccaacagcaacagcagcagttcATCCGATGTCTCGTCCCACAGCTAA